The following proteins come from a genomic window of Fibrobacter sp.:
- a CDS encoding GAF and ANTAR domain-containing protein: MGKGKLSDTNKMLEGIAEISNAIMEKNYLDDLLRLIVSVTAKITGSKICSILLLDKKKMELVLRACQTDSGSYNQRTNTPLGKGIAGRVAQTNKPMTVLDVRKDSRYINRRIAEKDGLVSLLSVPMSVEGEVIGVINCYTPEIYEFSKEDVMTLTTVAAQAAVLFKNTELRIMKEIIQKELEDRKLIERAKEILMDKKKVTGKTAFELMRKQSMNSRTSMAKIAESIILISSFD; the protein is encoded by the coding sequence ATGGGTAAAGGTAAATTATCCGATACAAACAAGATGCTTGAAGGCATAGCCGAGATCAGCAACGCCATCATGGAAAAAAACTATCTGGATGATCTTCTGAGACTTATTGTCTCGGTTACTGCCAAGATCACCGGATCAAAAATCTGTTCCATCCTTCTTCTTGACAAAAAGAAAATGGAACTCGTGTTGCGTGCCTGCCAGACAGATTCGGGCAGTTACAACCAGCGCACAAACACACCACTTGGGAAAGGGATTGCCGGACGGGTGGCACAGACCAACAAGCCAATGACAGTTCTGGATGTGCGCAAGGATTCCCGCTACATTAATAGAAGAATCGCTGAAAAAGACGGACTGGTTTCCCTTCTCTCTGTTCCAATGAGTGTGGAGGGAGAGGTTATCGGTGTGATAAACTGTTATACACCGGAAATTTATGAATTTTCCAAAGAAGATGTAATGACTCTGACCACAGTTGCTGCACAGGCAGCCGTTCTCTTTAAAAACACCGAGCTTCGCATAATGAAGGAGATTATTCAGAAAGAGCTTGAAGATAGAAAACTGATCGAGCGGGCCAAAGAGATTCTGATGGATAAAAAGAAGGTTACCGGGAAGACCGCATTTGAACTGATGCGGAAACAGAGCATGAATTCACGTACATCCATGGCTAAAATAGCAGAATCTATCATTCTGATCTCATCGTTTGACTGA